Proteins encoded in a region of the Streptomyces violaceoruber genome:
- a CDS encoding SRPBCC family protein — MTPDRKGDGGPSPLGDLKDALGGYLSAAGHGLVGRAGDRLGSLTDRLTESADGGGANGGTGGSEPGNGGSRSGSDGSKSGSGGSKSGSGGSKSGGSVKATHIMETVDIGVPLRTVYDQWTQLQDFSDFTKGVQSVSPHDETTSDWTAKIAFSTRSWKATVQEQIPDQRIVWTSEGAKGSTNGVVTFHELAPRLTRVVVVVEYYPAGFFEKTGNLWRAQGRRLRLDLKHFARHVTMTDAEEIEGWRGEIRDGEVVKSHEEALEEDEDAADEYEDDEEGEYDEEESDGEVPDGEEEPYADEDDGEYENDDAYEADDEDDERARPRR, encoded by the coding sequence ATGACCCCCGACCGGAAGGGCGACGGCGGACCGTCCCCCCTCGGCGACCTCAAGGACGCCCTGGGCGGCTACCTGTCCGCCGCGGGGCACGGACTCGTCGGCAGGGCGGGGGACCGGCTCGGCTCGCTGACCGACCGCCTGACCGAGTCGGCCGACGGCGGTGGTGCCAACGGCGGGACCGGTGGTTCCGAGCCCGGTAACGGTGGTTCCCGGAGCGGATCCGACGGTTCCAAGAGCGGATCGGGTGGGTCCAAGAGCGGATCGGGTGGGTCCAAGAGCGGCGGCAGCGTCAAGGCGACGCACATCATGGAGACCGTCGACATCGGCGTCCCCCTGCGCACCGTCTACGACCAGTGGACGCAGCTCCAGGACTTCAGCGACTTCACCAAGGGCGTGCAGAGCGTCAGCCCCCACGACGAGACGACCTCGGACTGGACCGCCAAGATCGCTTTCTCGACCCGCAGCTGGAAGGCGACCGTCCAGGAGCAGATCCCCGACCAGCGGATCGTCTGGACCTCCGAGGGCGCCAAGGGCAGTACCAACGGAGTCGTCACCTTCCACGAGTTGGCGCCCCGGCTGACCCGCGTCGTCGTGGTCGTCGAGTACTACCCGGCGGGCTTCTTCGAGAAGACCGGCAACCTCTGGCGCGCCCAGGGCCGGCGGCTGCGGCTGGATCTGAAGCACTTCGCGCGGCACGTGACCATGACGGACGCCGAGGAGATCGAGGGCTGGCGCGGCGAGATCCGCGACGGAGAGGTCGTCAAGAGCCACGAGGAGGCGCTGGAGGAGGACGAGGACGCGGCGGACGAGTACGAGGACGACGAGGAAGGTGAGTACGACGAGGAGGAGTCGGACGGGGAGGTGCCGGACGGGGAGGAGGAACCGTATGCGGACGAGGACGACGGCGAGTACGAGAACGACGACGCGTACGAGGCCGACGACGAGGACGACGAACGTGCCCGCCCGCGTCGCTGA
- a CDS encoding DUF1996 domain-containing protein, producing the protein MAVNVFASATESGNPAVPLGSSGIAATVDCPDPTERLTAVPEQARPTVDTELAQLDEQIAAAYRGLQEAARAADDGTLDEGAILDPLKKERAATIERIAAAIDRAGRRPEGLDALAECTLRRTEVASADAGSGSPAQQGQEQGQGQGQEREEGQEQGRQDDGGEAPGDGQQQPGNGGQAGNGPVAADYVGIESVRPNAARAPRQQKASTGSFATSCGVNAEGLFNSDNLIAAPGVSNGAHHFHDYVGNQANNALASDENLAAGDTSCADQGDKSSYYWPVLRLQNGSDEQDAQSPGGGIEGNAGEIVTPDEVTLTFQGNERGEVTEMPRLLRIITGDAKAFVNGNTNANASWSCTGFEDRQLKDKYPLCPSGSDVVRTFTFQSCWDGRNIDSANHRTHMAFAAADGSCPEGFRAVPRLVQRVVYDVAAPSLEDGGRTVPLFAVDSFPEQLHKPVTDHSDFINVFDEDLMREMVECINSGRECGPDTPPGPGPGQGGEQPGGNDGEQPGDDDGQTAEPPAEQTATASAPADTGEDGQDGQDGQTGGKDSGKAPGQNASQDERPHEGRNGQQNDGRTGGDEPVPPAEGQDAGASASAEPRAATTPADAPNAPNDVSGSGAAPAPQAQGGLAETGSGLGLWPAAVGGVLFAGGCVLLLRSRRRTP; encoded by the coding sequence GTGGCCGTGAACGTCTTCGCCTCCGCGACCGAGTCCGGCAACCCCGCCGTTCCGCTGGGCAGTTCCGGAATCGCGGCCACCGTCGACTGCCCCGATCCGACCGAGCGGCTCACGGCCGTTCCGGAGCAGGCCAGACCGACGGTGGACACCGAACTCGCCCAGCTCGACGAGCAGATCGCCGCCGCCTACCGCGGGCTTCAGGAAGCCGCCCGCGCCGCGGACGACGGCACGCTCGACGAGGGCGCGATCCTCGACCCGCTCAAGAAGGAACGCGCGGCGACGATCGAGCGCATCGCCGCCGCCATCGACCGGGCGGGCCGGCGCCCCGAGGGCCTGGACGCCCTGGCCGAGTGCACCCTGCGCCGCACCGAGGTCGCGTCGGCGGACGCGGGGAGCGGCAGCCCGGCCCAGCAGGGGCAGGAGCAGGGACAAGGCCAAGGCCAGGAGCGGGAAGAGGGCCAGGAGCAGGGGCGCCAGGACGACGGGGGCGAGGCGCCCGGTGACGGGCAGCAGCAGCCCGGCAACGGCGGACAGGCCGGCAACGGCCCCGTGGCGGCGGACTACGTCGGCATCGAATCCGTCCGGCCCAACGCCGCGCGAGCGCCCCGGCAGCAGAAGGCCTCGACCGGCTCCTTCGCCACCAGTTGCGGAGTCAACGCCGAGGGCCTGTTCAACTCGGACAACCTGATCGCCGCCCCCGGCGTGAGCAACGGCGCCCATCACTTCCACGACTACGTCGGCAACCAGGCCAACAACGCCCTGGCCAGTGACGAGAACCTGGCCGCGGGCGACACGAGCTGCGCCGACCAGGGCGACAAGTCCTCGTACTACTGGCCCGTGCTGCGGCTCCAGAACGGCTCCGACGAACAGGACGCCCAGTCGCCGGGCGGCGGCATCGAGGGCAACGCGGGCGAGATCGTCACGCCGGACGAGGTCACGCTGACGTTCCAGGGCAACGAGCGCGGCGAGGTCACGGAGATGCCGCGGCTGCTGCGCATCATCACCGGCGACGCCAAGGCGTTCGTCAACGGAAACACCAACGCGAACGCCTCCTGGAGCTGCACCGGCTTCGAGGACCGGCAGCTGAAGGACAAGTACCCGCTGTGCCCCTCGGGCAGCGACGTGGTGCGCACCTTCACCTTCCAGAGCTGCTGGGACGGCCGCAACATCGACAGCGCCAACCACCGCACCCACATGGCCTTCGCCGCCGCCGACGGCAGTTGCCCGGAGGGGTTCCGGGCCGTTCCGCGACTGGTGCAGCGGGTCGTCTACGACGTGGCCGCGCCCAGCCTGGAGGACGGCGGCCGGACCGTTCCGCTGTTCGCCGTGGACTCCTTCCCCGAGCAGCTGCACAAGCCGGTCACTGACCACAGCGACTTCATCAACGTCTTCGACGAGGACCTGATGCGCGAGATGGTCGAGTGCATCAACTCCGGTCGTGAGTGCGGTCCGGACACACCTCCGGGGCCCGGGCCTGGCCAGGGCGGGGAACAGCCCGGCGGGAACGACGGGGAGCAGCCCGGCGACGACGACGGGCAGACCGCCGAGCCCCCGGCCGAGCAGACCGCCACGGCCTCGGCCCCCGCGGACACCGGAGAGGACGGCCAGGACGGCCAGGACGGGCAGACGGGCGGGAAGGACTCCGGGAAGGCCCCGGGCCAGAACGCGAGCCAGGACGAGCGGCCACATGAGGGGCGGAACGGGCAGCAGAACGACGGGCGGACCGGCGGGGACGAGCCCGTGCCCCCGGCCGAGGGGCAGGACGCCGGCGCATCCGCGAGCGCCGAGCCCAGGGCCGCGACGACACCCGCCGACGCCCCGAACGCCCCGAACGACGTGAGCGGCAGCGGGGCCGCACCCGCACCGCAGGCGCAGGGCGGGCTCGCCGAGACGGGTTCCGGACTCGGGCTCTGGCCCGCGGCGGTCGGCGGCGTGCTCTTCGCCGGGGGCTGCGTGCTGCTGCTCCGTTCCAGGCGGCGCACGCCGTAA
- a CDS encoding zinc-binding dehydrogenase, which yields MAQMLAARLHVPSRTLRLEEVPRPQPGPGEVLVKVEAAGVCLSDVHLIDGTLTPLLLRGDTVTLGHEVSGTVAGTGAGVTAWSPGQRVVLHAGERRDGVTYTRGVDYDGGWAEYALCAADAMTPLPDAIPFEQGAIIPDAVSTPWGAITETGEVRPAEAVGVWGVGGLGVHAVQLLRAIGACPVVAVDPSPVARERALAAGADLALDSADPEFRQKVGAATGGAGLAAAFDFAGVPPVREQAVSVLAPKGRLVLAGLTDKPLTVTDGTRFSYLQQRILGHYGSDMPVALPQLLRLIQGGRLDFSGSVSGVLPLAEAAEAVARLEKKEGDPIRLVLRP from the coding sequence ATGGCGCAGATGCTCGCCGCCCGCCTGCACGTCCCGAGCCGCACACTGCGGCTCGAAGAGGTGCCCCGCCCGCAGCCCGGCCCGGGGGAGGTGCTGGTCAAGGTCGAGGCGGCCGGCGTCTGCCTGTCCGACGTACACCTCATCGACGGCACCCTCACCCCGCTCCTCCTCCGGGGCGACACGGTCACCCTCGGCCACGAGGTCTCCGGCACCGTCGCCGGGACCGGGGCGGGCGTCACCGCCTGGTCGCCGGGGCAGCGGGTGGTGCTGCACGCCGGTGAGCGGCGGGACGGCGTCACCTACACCCGCGGCGTCGACTACGACGGCGGCTGGGCCGAGTACGCCCTCTGCGCCGCCGACGCCATGACGCCGCTGCCGGACGCCATCCCCTTCGAACAGGGCGCGATCATCCCGGACGCCGTGTCCACCCCGTGGGGCGCGATCACCGAGACCGGGGAGGTCCGGCCCGCCGAGGCGGTCGGCGTGTGGGGCGTCGGCGGCCTCGGCGTCCACGCCGTGCAACTGCTCCGGGCGATCGGCGCCTGCCCGGTCGTGGCCGTCGACCCCAGCCCCGTCGCCCGCGAACGGGCCCTGGCCGCGGGCGCCGACCTGGCCCTGGACTCCGCCGACCCGGAGTTCCGGCAGAAGGTCGGTGCGGCGACGGGCGGCGCGGGGCTCGCCGCCGCCTTCGACTTCGCGGGCGTGCCGCCGGTGCGGGAGCAGGCCGTGTCCGTCCTCGCGCCCAAGGGGCGGCTGGTCCTGGCCGGTCTGACCGACAAGCCGCTCACCGTCACGGACGGGACCCGGTTCAGCTACCTCCAACAGCGCATCCTCGGCCACTACGGCTCCGACATGCCGGTGGCCCTGCCGCAGCTCCTGCGGCTGATCCAGGGCGGACGGCTGGACTTCTCCGGTTCCGTCAGCGGGGTGCTGCCGCTCGCCGAGGCCGCCGAAGCGGTCGCCCGGCTGGAGAAGAAGGAGGGCGACCCGATCCGGCTGGTGCTGCGCCCGTGA
- a CDS encoding gas vesicle protein GvpG, whose product MGIVSGLLLLPLAPVRGTAWIADHLLQEARRQAHDPRAVQARLAALNRALDDGAIDEAAFEREEERLLTLLERPAGSTGPTTPTNQARRRHL is encoded by the coding sequence GTGGGCATCGTGAGCGGTCTCCTCCTGCTGCCCCTCGCACCGGTGCGCGGCACCGCGTGGATCGCCGACCACCTGCTCCAGGAGGCCAGGCGCCAGGCCCACGACCCACGCGCCGTACAGGCGCGGCTGGCCGCACTCAACCGGGCCCTGGACGACGGCGCCATCGACGAGGCCGCCTTCGAACGGGAGGAGGAGCGCCTTCTCACCCTCCTCGAACGCCCGGCCGGGTCCACCGGTCCTACGACCCCTACGAATCAAGCGCGGAGACGACACCTATGA
- a CDS encoding GvpL/GvpF family gas vesicle protein, protein MSASAAGPAAPALVCAFAVTRTPPDPAGLAAARGHEEGGALRVLRAGDLCLVVQDVPAALFGEEALTERLNRPEDLERCARAHHRGVEAAAGRGPVVPLPMATLYRGDRTAERAVAARRPVLDTLLDRLRDRTEWAVKVHAAEAGPGAPADTGGPAGPGSGGRAYLSRASARRRERQGAHGRALAEAEAVDAALRSHAVAATRHRPQSERLTGRRAPQLLNVAYLVEDARRADFTAALARFTAGRPHPGVRVEASGPWIPYSFARWDEDPRPGQDQEAPS, encoded by the coding sequence ATGAGCGCGTCCGCCGCCGGACCGGCGGCCCCCGCACTGGTGTGCGCGTTCGCCGTCACCCGGACCCCGCCGGACCCCGCCGGGCTGGCGGCGGCGAGGGGGCACGAGGAGGGCGGCGCGCTGCGCGTGCTGCGCGCGGGCGACCTGTGCCTGGTCGTGCAGGACGTCCCCGCCGCCCTGTTCGGCGAGGAGGCGCTGACCGAGCGTCTCAACCGGCCCGAGGACCTGGAGCGCTGCGCCCGCGCCCATCACCGGGGCGTCGAGGCCGCGGCCGGGCGGGGCCCCGTCGTGCCGCTGCCGATGGCGACCCTGTACCGCGGCGACCGGACCGCGGAGCGGGCGGTGGCCGCCCGGCGGCCGGTGCTGGACACCCTGCTCGACCGTCTCCGGGACCGTACGGAATGGGCGGTGAAGGTACATGCCGCCGAGGCCGGGCCCGGGGCCCCCGCGGACACCGGTGGCCCCGCCGGGCCGGGCAGCGGTGGCCGTGCCTACCTCAGCCGGGCCAGCGCACGGCGGCGGGAGCGGCAGGGTGCGCACGGCAGGGCGCTGGCCGAGGCGGAGGCCGTCGACGCGGCACTGCGGTCCCACGCGGTCGCCGCGACGCGGCACCGCCCGCAGAGCGAGCGGCTGACGGGCCGCCGCGCCCCGCAACTGCTCAACGTCGCCTACCTGGTGGAGGACGCGCGGCGCGCCGACTTCACCGCCGCCCTGGCGCGTTTCACCGCCGGCCGGCCGCATCCGGGCGTGCGGGTGGAGGCCTCGGGCCCGTGGATCCCGTACTCCTTCGCCCGCTGGGACGAGGACCCGCGGCCGGGCCAGGACCAGGAGGCCCCTTCATGA
- a CDS encoding gas vesicle protein, with amino-acid sequence MTDLDHRYPGEETEPYGPPSGSLADLLERVLDKGIVIAGDIKIDLLDIELLTIRLRLFIASVDTAKKAGIDWWETDPALSSRAARDALAEENARLRERLDALEGAAGETTGAVR; translated from the coding sequence GTGACCGACCTCGACCACCGGTATCCGGGCGAGGAGACCGAGCCCTACGGGCCGCCCTCCGGGAGCCTCGCCGACCTCCTCGAACGCGTCCTCGACAAAGGCATCGTCATCGCCGGCGACATCAAGATCGATCTGCTCGACATCGAGCTGCTGACGATCAGGCTGCGGTTGTTCATCGCCTCCGTGGACACCGCGAAGAAGGCGGGCATCGACTGGTGGGAGACCGACCCCGCGCTGTCGTCCCGGGCCGCGCGGGACGCGCTCGCCGAGGAGAACGCGCGGCTGCGGGAGCGGCTGGACGCCCTGGAGGGGGCGGCCGGGGAGACGACGGGAGCGGTGCGATGA
- a CDS encoding class I SAM-dependent methyltransferase, giving the protein MPGHRLTAPKGPTVVTDDQEHPRAAAAFDALGVEYEKAFAASKTHRRSLEWLLARLAPGSRVLDVGSGTGRPTAETLAGAGHEVLGVDVSPVMVELAARQVPAATFRCADIRDVPLADESFDAVCVYFSLLQLDRAEQKDLVRRLVRLLRPGGHLVLATVPLDVEGVDATFMGQPVRVTSFPAQELIALAEEAGLEVLAQEASMFTPAHPDARPEPHLFLHCRRPQPPRMG; this is encoded by the coding sequence ATGCCGGGGCACCGGCTCACCGCACCGAAGGGACCGACCGTCGTGACCGACGACCAGGAACACCCCCGGGCGGCCGCCGCGTTCGACGCGCTGGGCGTCGAGTACGAGAAGGCGTTCGCCGCGTCGAAGACGCACCGCCGGTCACTGGAGTGGCTGCTGGCACGGCTCGCGCCGGGCAGCCGGGTGCTGGACGTGGGCAGCGGCACGGGGCGGCCCACCGCCGAGACCCTCGCGGGCGCCGGGCACGAGGTGCTGGGCGTCGACGTCTCCCCCGTCATGGTGGAGCTGGCCGCACGGCAGGTGCCCGCCGCCACGTTCCGGTGCGCCGACATCCGTGACGTACCGCTGGCGGACGAGTCGTTCGACGCCGTCTGCGTGTACTTCTCGCTGCTCCAGCTCGACCGGGCGGAACAGAAGGATCTCGTCCGACGACTGGTGCGGCTGCTGAGGCCCGGGGGTCATCTGGTCCTGGCCACCGTGCCGCTGGACGTGGAGGGCGTCGACGCCACCTTCATGGGGCAGCCGGTGCGCGTGACCAGCTTCCCCGCGCAGGAGCTGATCGCCCTGGCCGAGGAAGCCGGGCTGGAGGTGCTGGCGCAGGAGGCGTCGATGTTCACCCCGGCGCACCCCGACGCGCGGCCGGAGCCGCACCTCTTCCTGCACTGCCGGCGCCCCCAGCCGCCCCGGATGGGGTAA
- a CDS encoding TetR/AcrR family transcriptional regulator: MSSPEPPAPPLRRRGERMRQAVLAATVELLSSQGLAGATVGAVARAAGVHETSVYRRWGTRENLILDALTTELDAALPVPDTGRVRDDLLAFFSALARLLGTPQGRALLRLSVEHDDTLEDRRGPYWSERLDRAVVMVRRGVGRGELAADTDAGLLVEAVSGPLFVRVLLSGAPLDDALVRGLVDLALAGARPR, from the coding sequence ATGAGCTCACCGGAACCCCCCGCCCCGCCCCTGCGCCGCCGTGGGGAGCGCATGCGGCAGGCCGTACTGGCGGCCACGGTGGAGCTGCTGTCGAGCCAGGGCCTGGCGGGCGCGACGGTCGGCGCCGTGGCGCGCGCGGCCGGGGTGCACGAGACCTCCGTGTACCGGCGGTGGGGCACGCGGGAGAACCTGATCCTGGACGCGCTGACGACCGAGCTGGACGCCGCGCTGCCGGTCCCGGACACCGGGCGGGTCCGGGACGACCTGCTGGCGTTCTTCTCCGCCCTGGCCCGCCTGCTGGGCACCCCGCAGGGCCGGGCGCTGCTGCGGCTGAGCGTCGAGCACGACGACACCCTGGAGGACCGGCGCGGCCCCTACTGGAGCGAGCGTCTCGACCGCGCCGTGGTGATGGTGCGGCGGGGCGTCGGGCGCGGCGAGCTGGCCGCGGACACGGACGCCGGGCTGCTGGTCGAGGCGGTCAGCGGTCCGCTGTTCGTGCGGGTGCTGCTCAGCGGGGCGCCGTTGGACGACGCGCTCGTACGGGGGCTGGTGGACCTGGCCCTTGCCGGGGCCCGTCCGCGGTGA
- a CDS encoding gas vesicle protein GvpO: MTEPGERRRRTTSTATRERGVRDARDAARRAADALSELIRHHLEGVSAVCRGEDGGWIVNVDVLEVARIPDTTSLLATYEVELDPAGDLLQYRRIARYRRGAQDQ, encoded by the coding sequence ATGACAGAACCTGGCGAGCGACGGCGCCGCACCACTTCCACCGCCACGCGCGAGCGTGGCGTGCGCGATGCCCGGGACGCCGCCCGGCGCGCCGCCGACGCGCTGTCCGAGCTGATCCGGCACCACCTCGAAGGAGTCTCCGCGGTGTGCCGGGGCGAGGACGGCGGCTGGATCGTCAACGTGGACGTGCTGGAGGTGGCGCGCATCCCCGACACCACCAGTCTGCTCGCCACCTACGAGGTCGAGCTGGACCCGGCGGGCGACCTGCTCCAGTACCGCAGGATCGCGCGCTACCGGCGCGGGGCCCAGGACCAGTGA
- a CDS encoding gas vesicle structural protein GvpA — translation MITYDDEVVCAPRAGTLYDVLELILDRGMVIDVFVRVSLVGIEILKVDARIVVASVDTYLRFAEACNRLDLEHDVRSKTVPEMFGSPMAKTVGRAGARRTARSLTDKVRDVLTPEHEHEDEPEEAEDRPRAGAERGRSTQRPRSRPAARPRDEDDRPRSRPRRRTEEEDR, via the coding sequence ATGATCACCTACGACGACGAGGTCGTCTGCGCGCCCCGCGCCGGAACCCTCTACGACGTCCTCGAACTCATCCTCGACCGCGGCATGGTGATCGACGTCTTCGTGCGCGTCTCCCTCGTCGGCATCGAGATCCTCAAGGTGGACGCACGCATCGTGGTCGCGAGCGTCGACACCTACCTCCGGTTCGCCGAGGCCTGCAACCGGCTGGACCTGGAGCACGACGTGCGCTCCAAGACCGTTCCCGAGATGTTCGGCAGCCCGATGGCCAAGACCGTGGGCCGGGCCGGTGCCAGGCGGACGGCACGCTCCCTGACGGACAAGGTGCGCGACGTCCTCACGCCCGAGCACGAACACGAGGACGAGCCGGAGGAGGCGGAAGACCGTCCCCGCGCGGGCGCCGAGCGCGGCAGGAGCACGCAGCGGCCCCGCAGCCGGCCCGCCGCGCGCCCGCGCGACGAGGACGACCGCCCCCGTTCCCGCCCCCGCCGGCGCACCGAGGAGGAGGACCGATGA
- a CDS encoding GvpL/GvpF family gas vesicle protein, translating into MTAPATTRAPGSAPEAAPAPQALYVYGITPAGVRTPRSAGVDGAPVRLLTESGLCAAVSAAPPRLRPRRRDLLAHQSVLDELAAQGPVLPMRFAVLSPRTDVLHSQLRSDAAHLTAQLDGVRGCVELNVKGTVVPGHFADLVRRDDKLRTLALRTRRRPDYEANVRLGEAIALGVRREARRAAREVVDRLAPLAVRTVQGATDDEQVLSASFLLRSADEPRFREAVAEQARDRGDRLALSVTGPLPCYSFVDPRPAAPAGR; encoded by the coding sequence ATGACCGCGCCCGCCACCACCCGGGCCCCCGGATCCGCTCCCGAGGCGGCCCCCGCACCGCAGGCCCTGTACGTCTACGGCATCACCCCGGCCGGAGTCCGCACCCCGCGTTCCGCGGGCGTCGACGGCGCCCCGGTACGGCTGCTGACGGAGTCCGGGCTGTGCGCCGCGGTGTCGGCCGCGCCCCCGCGGCTGCGGCCCCGGCGCCGTGACCTGCTGGCCCACCAGTCCGTCCTGGACGAACTGGCGGCACAGGGACCGGTGCTGCCCATGCGGTTCGCGGTCCTCAGCCCGCGCACCGACGTCCTGCACTCCCAACTGCGCTCGGACGCGGCGCACCTGACGGCGCAGCTCGACGGCGTACGGGGGTGCGTGGAACTCAACGTCAAGGGGACGGTGGTCCCCGGCCACTTCGCCGATCTGGTGCGCCGGGACGACAAGCTGCGGACCCTGGCCCTGCGGACCCGGCGCCGGCCGGACTACGAGGCCAACGTCCGGCTGGGCGAGGCGATCGCCCTCGGTGTGCGCCGCGAGGCGCGACGCGCGGCCCGGGAGGTCGTCGACCGGCTGGCCCCGCTCGCCGTCCGTACCGTCCAGGGCGCGACCGACGACGAGCAGGTGCTCAGCGCGTCGTTCCTGCTCCGCTCGGCCGACGAACCGCGGTTCAGGGAGGCGGTGGCGGAACAGGCCCGGGACCGCGGCGACCGGCTGGCCCTCAGTGTGACCGGTCCCCTGCCCTGTTACAGCTTCGTCGACCCGCGCCCCGCGGCACCGGCCGGCCGGTGA
- a CDS encoding IS481-like element IS1649 family transposase, producing the protein MVHRNAPLTETGRLRLARCVVEDGWPVRRAAERFQVSHTTASRWARRYRQLGVTGMSDRSSRPHHQPRRTAAAVEEHVLRLRREHRIGPLRLAVRCGIAASTAHRILVRHGLPPLAALDRATGEPVRRYERARPGELVHIDVKKLGRIPDGGGHKTLGRAEGHRSRTNGAGWAYLHTALDDHSRIAYTEDLPDETAPTCAAFLVRATAYFASLGIRIERVLTDNAWAYSKNTWRNTCRDLDISPRWTRPWRPQTNGKVERFHRTLLDEWAYQKPYTSDHERREAFTHWLHWYNYHRPHTGIGGHTPASRGTNLSEQHI; encoded by the coding sequence GTGGTCCACCGTAATGCCCCGCTGACCGAGACCGGGAGACTCCGCCTGGCCCGCTGCGTCGTCGAGGACGGATGGCCCGTGCGGCGGGCGGCCGAGCGTTTCCAGGTCAGCCACACCACCGCCAGCCGCTGGGCCCGCCGCTACCGGCAGCTCGGCGTCACCGGAATGAGCGACCGCTCCAGCCGCCCGCACCACCAGCCTCGCAGGACCGCGGCCGCCGTCGAGGAGCACGTTCTCCGGCTGCGACGCGAGCACCGGATCGGGCCGCTACGACTGGCCGTCCGATGCGGCATCGCCGCCTCGACCGCCCACCGCATCCTGGTCCGGCACGGCCTGCCGCCACTGGCCGCCCTGGACCGGGCCACCGGCGAGCCCGTCCGCCGCTACGAACGCGCCCGACCCGGCGAACTGGTCCACATCGACGTCAAGAAGCTGGGCCGGATCCCCGACGGCGGCGGCCACAAGACTCTCGGTCGGGCCGAAGGCCACCGCAGCCGGACCAACGGCGCCGGCTGGGCCTACCTGCACACCGCCCTCGACGACCACAGCCGCATCGCCTACACCGAGGACCTGCCCGACGAGACCGCCCCGACCTGCGCTGCCTTCCTCGTCCGGGCCACGGCCTACTTCGCATCCCTGGGCATCCGCATCGAACGGGTCCTGACCGACAACGCCTGGGCCTACAGCAAGAACACCTGGCGGAACACCTGCCGCGACCTGGACATCAGCCCCCGCTGGACTAGGCCCTGGCGGCCCCAGACCAACGGCAAGGTCGAACGCTTCCACCGCACCCTGCTCGACGAATGGGCCTACCAGAAGCCCTACACCTCAGACCACGAACGCAGGGAAGCGTTCACCCACTGGCTGCACTGGTACAACTACCACCGACCCCACACCGGCATCGGCGGCCACACACCCGCCAGCCGCGGCACCAACCTCTCCGAACAACACATCTAG
- a CDS encoding SDR family NAD(P)-dependent oxidoreductase yields the protein MDGSRPLALVTGASSGIGYELAALFAEHGYDLVVNAEDERLEHAARRLRETGVRVRAVRADLRHPDGVDHLIAALTGLAVDVAALNAGVGQGGAFVDTDLADDQSVIDLDVTATVRLAKPLLRDMVARGVGRLMFTSSVAATMPGSFQSVYNASKSFVQSFAQALQEEVAGTGVTVTSFMPGPTETDFFRRAGMVDTKVGTMPKDDPAQVARQAFDAVMKGRGKLVTGSAKTKAQGVAAKVLPDRVKAAVHRRTAEPGTARGGGG from the coding sequence ATGGACGGCAGCAGGCCGCTCGCCCTGGTCACCGGGGCGTCCAGCGGAATCGGGTACGAGCTGGCCGCCCTGTTCGCCGAGCACGGCTACGACCTCGTGGTCAACGCCGAGGACGAACGGCTGGAGCACGCCGCCCGGCGACTGCGGGAGACGGGCGTCCGGGTGCGGGCCGTGCGCGCGGACCTCAGGCACCCCGACGGCGTGGACCACCTGATCGCCGCCCTCACCGGACTCGCGGTGGACGTGGCGGCCCTCAACGCCGGGGTCGGGCAGGGCGGCGCCTTCGTCGACACCGACCTCGCGGACGACCAGTCCGTCATCGACCTCGACGTGACCGCCACCGTGCGGCTCGCCAAGCCCCTCCTGCGGGACATGGTGGCGCGCGGGGTGGGGCGGCTCATGTTCACGTCCTCGGTCGCGGCGACGATGCCGGGCTCGTTCCAGTCGGTCTACAACGCGTCGAAGTCGTTCGTGCAGTCCTTCGCTCAGGCCCTCCAGGAGGAGGTCGCGGGCACCGGTGTCACGGTCACCTCCTTCATGCCGGGGCCGACCGAGACCGACTTCTTCCGGCGGGCCGGCATGGTGGACACCAAGGTCGGCACCATGCCCAAGGACGACCCGGCGCAGGTCGCCCGGCAGGCGTTCGACGCCGTCATGAAGGGCCGCGGGAAGCTGGTCACCGGCTCGGCGAAGACCAAGGCCCAGGGGGTGGCGGCCAAGGTGCTGCCCGACCGCGTCAAGGCCGCCGTACACCGCCGGACAGCCGAGCCGGGAACAGCACGGGGCGGGGGCGGCTAG
- a CDS encoding gas vesicle protein produces the protein MTVPDARTPGPAPVPWGGPEPYAPVGVPLVDLLDRVLATGVVVSGDLVLAVADVPLVRISLHALLSSVNERVPAPWPDSGPL, from the coding sequence ATGACCGTTCCGGACGCCCGTACCCCGGGTCCCGCTCCCGTGCCCTGGGGCGGCCCCGAGCCGTACGCACCGGTCGGCGTGCCCCTGGTCGACCTGCTGGACCGGGTGCTGGCGACCGGGGTCGTGGTCAGCGGCGATCTGGTCCTGGCCGTCGCGGACGTGCCCCTGGTGCGGATCTCCCTGCACGCGCTGCTGTCGTCGGTGAACGAGCGGGTGCCCGCCCCCTGGCCGGACAGCGGGCCGCTGTGA